Within bacterium, the genomic segment GGGGCGGGAGTCTGCGACGATTCCGCCCCCGAGGTGCAGTGACAGGCGCCGATTTCGAGCGACGGCCGTGCGAATCGCGATCGACCAGTCGAGGCTTCCCGCTGAATCGACGTAGCCGATGGCGCCCGTGTACACGTCGCGCGGCACGGGTTCGAGTTCGTGGATGATCTGCATGGCGCGCAGCTTGGGGGCTCCTGTGATCGAGCCGCCCGGGAAAGTCGCTCGAAGCAGCGCCGGCCAGTCGCTCGGAGATCGCAAACGGCCCTCGATCGAAGAAACCAGGTGATGGACCGCCGGATAGCTGCGCAATTCGGCGAGGCGCCTCACCTTCACACTGCCAAACTCGCACACCCGCCCGAGATCATTGCGCTGAAGGTCTACGATCATCATGTGCTCGGCTCGATCCTTCCCGGAAGCGAGTAGCTGTTTGGCCAGCTCCGCATCCGCCTCTGGGGTGCTGCCGCGCGGTCTCGTTCCCTTGATGGGACAGGTCTCGACACGCCCGCCTTCTACGCGCAGGAAGCGCTCCGGGGAAGCCGATAGCACCGAGCGCCGCGTGCTCTCTAGATAGGCAGAAAACGGCGCTTCGGCTCGCTGGCTCAGCCGGGTGTACATGGATCGCAGAGACTGAAGGGGCGGGGCGCTGGATTCGAGCTGGCGCGACAGATTCACCTGGTAGACGTCCCCGGCGCGGATGAAAGCCAGGATCGATTGGATCGAGTCCAGGAAGGCGCTGTCACTCGTCGGAGACGAGACCGGCCCGATCTGGACCGGCTCCGCTTCCTTCGCCTCCGCGACAGATCGATTGATCGTCTGAGCCAGCCTCTGGACCGCCACCTGACTGCTGCCGACAACCTCTCCGCGGCCTGAATCGGGATCGAAACGGTAGAGGGCACGGAACCCGGCCAGGTCGACCGTGTTGCGAAAAACACATGGCGAATCGAAATTCGAGCGGCCGCTGGGCTCGAACTCGAATCCCAGCTCGTAGGACAG encodes:
- a CDS encoding anthranilate synthase component I family protein: MRSASLRLPIQKARPPCEILAALPAACGARILEARAGEGWGTGPASGGRGHHFLAMAPEVEFVGRAEALERARSWLQGYRDALGEAAWLIGSLSYELGFEFEPSGRSNFDSPCVFRNTVDLAGFRALYRFDPDSGRGEVVGSSQVAVQRLAQTINRSVAEAKEAEPVQIGPVSSPTSDSAFLDSIQSILAFIRAGDVYQVNLSRQLESSAPPLQSLRSMYTRLSQRAEAPFSAYLESTRRSVLSASPERFLRVEGGRVETCPIKGTRPRGSTPEADAELAKQLLASGKDRAEHMMIVDLQRNDLGRVCEFGSVKVRRLAELRSYPAVHHLVSSIEGRLRSPSDWPALLRATFPGGSITGAPKLRAMQIIHELEPVPRDVYTGAIGYVDSAGSLDWSIAIRTAVARNRRLSLHLGGGIVADSRPDHELQETRDKGRDFARLWGLRG